Genomic window (Danio rerio strain Tuebingen ecotype United States chromosome 24, GRCz12tu, whole genome shotgun sequence):
TTTGTCGATAGAgtcgccattttagtacagggtagcgcttctttaaaatgaatgtgggTTCAAGGTGCAgcggaggactggccatccatatatacacatatacacatttatttacgaTCGGGGGGTTTTCCattggtcagtatgcaaatattttatgaaattacaaaaattataagtttacatcacttttctatattGATGGATAAATGATTGCATGGGCATTCCTGGCAAagagtgtgtgattgtgtgcatggaaatgtattatctaccctccctgtttaatttgatctaattcATGTCCttaaacacaccccctctcctgctttcacttttcATTCCAACGGAGGGAgggattcgtttgtgaatgaatctctgttaaGAAGGACTTGATCACTTAgttgacaataatacaagttttcaCAGCAGCACCTTCTtgttatatttcatttacattgttatctcattttattcaacaaaactagcataagtctAGAATTGAGTGCcagtttgtaacatacaaaaacataaaaaacgaaatcttacctatgaaatgttctgcctttgtgcttggttttctttgtttgcttgttactacacccgtaagcagtgctaaagtccagcatcttcacattggctttagtcttgattagtgcagttgaatgatgtcctgggagcactgtacaaatgtggcggcgcaattgacgcatgctcaggaaCCATATGCgatagtgtatatatctatggaatgtatgtatgtatgtatgtatgtatgtatgtgtgtaattaactACTATATATGTCTCCTAAAGCTGCTTAAATTGCCGTTTTGTTTTAGGATGAAATGTCCACTGGGAAGCACAAACAAGCGCTTTCTCCTCAACACTCTTCGTTCCTCTGCCCTGACGCGCCAACCAACAAATCCACGCACATCTGAAAGAGGAGGAGATGAACATAGGTACAACAGAGCTTGTGAAAAACATCGTAACACAGACTGTGAAAAATGCAAACACAAAAAAGACAGCTCACACAGAAGACACTACTCTGATTCCCATTCTCACACTTCAAAACGCCACTCTTCCTCACGCAGTCATTCATCATCCCGAAGCCACTCCCCTTCCATCTCTCGGACGTCAAATAGGACTCGATCTCGCTCACCAGCGAGGGACAGTTCTCCAGATGTCAAAAAATACactgacaaaagaaaaaaatgaggcACCTTtggggatttttattttttttatttgttagcaTATCAGTCTAAATAGTTTCATTATCTAAAATGAAGCCATTATTCTAATgtcaattttcttttattttgctgaACAAGTCAAATTAAAACTGCTGTGTAAAATCGATATTTTATAAACCCGGTTACTGGAGCGTTTTCATACAATCAAAATAATAACTTAAACTTAATTTAATAGAGGGCACAATTTCCCtccaataaatttgtttagcaccaactaaaaataaaactttttacacAGTTTAATGTAGTTGAGTTGGTCCAATATGATTTGaccaaataaaagtttaaatacatttgtatttttatttaatttgaactcAAAGGTCTAATAAGACTATGTATATCTTTTAT
Coding sequences:
- the si:ch211-140b10.6 gene encoding protein POLR1D-like, translated to MEDSELERKAVEELLKEANRAKARVETMGPAGWMKCPLGSTNKRFLLNTLRSSALTRQPTNPRTSERGGDEHRYNRACEKHRNTDCEKCKHKKDSSHRRHYSDSHSHTSKRHSSSRSHSSSRSHSPSISRTSNRTRSRSPARDSSPDVKKYTDKRKK